AAATTTAGGATCCATTTTATCAGAATGCTCCTTCCATTTTTCTGTTGGCTTTATATCATTAACTGGAcaacttaaatttattattgtgGTACTTTAACTGTTTCCATCTCATGGATAAGAAATCTTTTGGCTATTTGTACATGAGTGCATGATCTCAttggtatttattttctatGTTGCAGGGTGCAAAGATATGGCAATTAGTTATATGCGGTCATTAAAAAGTGTCGTCATCCCCAAGGAGATTGCTGGAGTAATTGGCTGCAGAACATTTGCTGCCGGAGGTGGTAAAAAGAAAGGCTCTAAAGGGGGTGCAGCTGCTGATGCTCCAAAGGTGTCTTCACTCAGCAAAGAAGTCAAAGCAAGCACGGTTGTCGGTGCTAATATACTCAAGGATGGAGCGGACCCTAAAGTCTTGCCTGACTCCGAGTACCCTGAATGGCTGTGGCACTTGCTGGATAAAAAACCAGCACTTAGTGAGCTAAGAAGGAAAGACTTAGAGACACTCCCTTACGAGGACCTCAAACGCTTTGTCAAGCTCGATAACCGAGCAAGGATCAAGGAAAATAATTCTGTTAGGGCCAAGAACTAAGTGTAGTCAACATCAGTCCTTTCTATACTTCAATGTTTTGTTGTCATGCATCATGAAAGATAAAAGATTTTGTATGAATTATGATGGTTGAAATTACTTC
This portion of the Ipomoea triloba cultivar NCNSP0323 chromosome 5, ASM357664v1 genome encodes:
- the LOC116020607 gene encoding 54S ribosomal protein L37, mitochondrial-like, which codes for MAISYMRSLKSVVIPKEIAGVIGCRTFAAGGGKKKGSKGGAAADAPKVSSLSKEVKASTVVGANILKDGADPKVLPDSEYPEWLWHLLDKKPALSELRRKDLETLPYEDLKRFVKLDNRARIKENNSVRAKN